A region of the Apium graveolens cultivar Ventura chromosome 6, ASM990537v1, whole genome shotgun sequence genome:
CATTTGAAATTGTTTGTTGGGATATGCATCGGGTTACTTCGGGGTCTGGGATTACTATCCCCGAAAATTTTGAGATAAGAAATTTATTGAAAGCTCTATGATCCTAATTTATaagaaaaatcaaaattatatcattatagCAAAAACATTTGAAATTATTTGTTAGGATATGCATCAGGTCACTTTTGGGTCTAGGATTACTATCCCCGCTCCTGATCCCCAAACACACTTTGAATCCGAAACGAAGATTCTTTTCATTACCGATCTCCAGCAGAACGGGGATTCCCATGGGGATGCGGgggaataattaaaaataaaaaattatatttttagtatactatttttttaaaataatctacTAATTCGTAATATATAAAAAACATTGATGGTATCtcatatttttaatatcaaatcatattaaaactgatttataatataaatgaatgacaaattaaaaaaatatatatataaccctataaatatatattatattatgaTGTTAAAAAATAgatcaataaaattataaattattttataattttataattttaaatactatattttataaaactttatttaatataatatataaaaaatatatacatcatcctgatatatatatataacaaatcGGCGTTAATTAAGAGAATTTATAAATATGAAGTCAGTGAAACAAATTGGAAATGAATATGAGGTGAgtgaaattttataataaaactaCAAAAACTAAATAAGAAGGAGacacataaataatataaaccaacattttatttactcaaaaattaaagtaataaaataaatttgataaAAAGAGAGGATGTGAATTATCTAATTAGAGTTTTAAAGTTAACTCAAGAATTGATGTAGCACAATGGTGGTGATATGAAATGCCGGGGAGGAGGTCCGGGGTTCGATTTTTAGTGAAAACAATACtatatttatttttaacaaaaattatataaggatgacatttttataatttttcaacaTAAAAGGGCAAAATTGTAATTTGGCACCCATTAAAATGTCTCATTTTGCCCCTAGTCCTCCTCTAATATATAGAAATGAGATATGAACATGATGAAGTGAGGCTTTTGTTCCGGACCGAATAAGATTATGCAAGACTTTTTTTGAATTCATTTTATATGCAATTTTTTTTTGCCAGAAAGGAAATGGTTTTATTGAACTTTCAAACCATTTGCTAATACAGAAATCAAGTCTGGATGAGTATCCTCTACCCCCATTTACGATCAGCTATAGAAATTGAGTATATCGCTAAATAGTGACCTATCATGTTCGCGGACCGCTTAACAAATTTTAAAGTCACATTTCGGGACTTTATGTCAACAAGTAATTGCTTACATTCATCTACAACCCTTCCCAAATAAGACAGGTTAACAGACGAACATCTGATGGCTTGTACCATATTTAAGCAATCTGTTTCCACTACAGCTCCTAGCCAATTCTTACTCTTCACCCAGCTTAAGGCCTCACGTATACCAATGGCCTCTGTTATTTCTGGGTTTAAACTTCCTGACCTGCAACTTGATATAGATTCCATCATTGCTCCCTCATGATATCGGGCCACCATGACATAATTATAGTGATTGGATTCGTCAAAAAGAGTTGCATCAGTGTTTACCTTAACAATTCCTAACTGTGGTGATTTCCAGTGCACATCGCCATCCTCTTGAGTTATGAACCCAACCGAAATATCGAATGACTTGTCTTGTGCACTCTCCCAGTTGTTAAGTACATGTAAAGCTGATGATATTATTTCAACGTACTCCTTGCCTTTTTGTTGCCAAACAGTATCAATTCTGTTGTTCCATATAGCCCATGCTACCATGAAAACTTTGTTAATAAGGTTTCTTCTGTTGTGTTGTAACATCTCAGCTGTCCATTCTTCCAAGCTCATATTTGTGTGCATATCAAATGTATAACCCATGTGCTGCTAGCAGAGAGCTGCAATTGGAAGGAGACTAGGACATGAAATGCTGACTCTGCAGCTGTATTACAAACTGGGCATCTTGCATCAACTTCGACCTTTCTGTTGATCAACATTTCTTTGGTAGGAAAACAGTCTCTAACAGCTCTCCATATGAAGTGTTTAACTTTTAACGGTATCTTCAAGTTCCAAATTTTGTTCCATAAACCAGATCTGGTGCTTGAGTGATTGTTTGTAATGCCATCACGGATCGCAACAGATGCACTTTTAACTGTGTATTGGTCAAGCTTGTCTTTCCTCCAGAACCACGAATCATTCTCTCTTCTTTGAAGTGGAATTGATAGAATAAGAAGTACATCCCTTGCACAGCTATCACATCTATCACTGTTCGTTGTCATGAGGGATGAAACTTTATTTCCTTGTAAAAGCTTTATGATCTATATGAACAAAAAGATCGTTATCACAAGGCAACCAATGATCTCTTTTGATGTCGATAGTGCATCAATTACCAACACGAAGAGTAGCACCTGATTTTACAAGGTCCCGAGATTGAAGAATACTTCTCCAAACGTAACTTGGGTTGGAACCCAGTTTAGCAGTCAAAAAATTATCGTCTGGAAAATATCGAGCTCTATAAATCTTGCCGACTATGCTATCTTTTCTTGTGATTAGCCTCCAAGCCTGCTTCCCAAGTAGTGCAATATTGAAGTCATATAATTTTCTGAATCTCAGATCACCCTCAGATTTTTTCATGCACATACGATATCAGGACATCCAATGAATACCTTTGGGTTTGTTAGCTGGTGCTCGCCACCGGTATTTACAAATTAAGCTTTCCAGGTCGCTACACAAATGCTTTGGCAACAGAAAAACGCTCATTGCATATGTTGGTAAAGCTTGTGATACCGTTTTGATGAGTAATTCCTTACCACACTTTGATAAATGCTTTTTGTCCCAACCTTCAATTCCGTTATGCATTCTACTTTTGAGGTAACCAAAAATTACCTTCTTGTTGCGTCCTACACTACTAGGAAGTCCCATATATGTAGTTCCTTCATTTGCTTATGGGAAACCAAAAGTATTGCATATTGAGTCCCTCGCATCCTGTAATGTGTTAGAGCTGAGATGCATAGAAGATTTGACTTTGTTTAGTTGCTGACCAGAAGCTTGTTCGAAAACTTGCAACATATGGTTCACATGGGCCGCAGAATCCTCATTAGCTTTGCAATACACATACGAGTTGTCTGCAAAGAATAAATGGGATACACTCGGAGCGCCCCTTGCAACTCTAATACCAGCAATTTttgatatatattaaaattttaaaaaaattcagtTGATTATCAATTATGATAAATTAATCGATTATTCatgtatttaatattttttttcatgGATGATATATTTTGTACATAAATAATGTTTTTAGTAAATAACTTGCATTAAGGTGCTTTCAATAACATGCCCAATTGGGTCAAATTTTGGTATGGGTTAAGTTCGATCGAATCAGGTCTTTTTTTCCAAATCTAAGACTTTGTCTATTATTGCTGTTACTGTTAGATAAAGTGTTGTCATGCAAATTAGATGATTGGTTTGGTAATGTTTTtgatatgtatatgttttgatataaaaaattataaataataacaTTTTTGAAGAGATTTATCGGTGATTGGTTGACGTAAAAGTTTAAAAACTTTCGGGTCAAAAACACTTTTGAAAAAtctaatttttaaattttagcaaacagtttttaactaattattaacaAAAAAATATTGTTACAAATACCCAACACACCCGCACACCCTAAGTATTGCACTaccaaattattttatttatggtTCTATTTAAAAATATTTCATTTTTGTTATATGGTATGGTACATATAAAACACTTGTTTATTCttactatttttataaaatttacaattTCAATTTAACTTTTTTCTTAAAAATGAATAAGAAAGTTGTtaattttctaaatatttttccaaaaaagAAGAAGATGAACATGATTAACCCCAAAAGCAGGCACAAAAATCCGAAACCCTACAATATTAATAATCTTTTCTACCTATCTGCCAAAGAGTCAACAAATCAATCCTTGCTCTCTCAAGTCCTCTACTTTCTCCTCTATCCTATATATACTTACAATCATATATAGCCCAGTGAAGCGCTGTTCTCTCTCGATTTCTCTCAGTGCCTCTCTCTCTTCTCTCCACAAATCTCGATCGTGTGTTTTAGCAGCATGGCTGCAGAGAGTTCTAGATCCAATTCAGCGGCCGATTCGTATGTGGGGAGTTTAATAAGCTTGACGTCCAAGAGTGAAATTCGATATGAAGGGATTTTGTATAACATCAATACTGATGAGTCTAGTATTGGATTGCGGAATGGTAATTTTCTGTCTTTTTATTGTTTTTTAATGTAAATATTTGATTTTTACTGTTAATTATGTGAAAGATTgaattttttgtgtttttgaaagTAATTTTGTAATGGGTTTGTGTTGTTTaatatttttatgaatttaatgATGTAAAGATTGGTGTTTTTAGTGTTAATTATGTGAAAGATTGAATCTTTTGTGTGAAAAATGAAAGTAATTAGGGTTTTTAGGGGAGGTTTAGTAATTGGGTAATGGGTTTATGTTATTTGATAATATGTTATTAGTTTAGTGATGTTAAGATTGTTTTTTGATTGTTAATTGTGTAAAAGATTGAATGTTTTGTGGGGAAATTGAAAGTAATTAGGTATTTTAGAGTAGGTTTAGTAATTGTGTAATGGAATTGTGttatttgataattatttttaaatttaatgaTGTAAAGATTGGGTTTTTACTGTTAATTTTGGGGAAAGATTGAATCTTTGGTGTGGAAATTGAGCGATTAGCTATTCTTTGCCAGCGAAGTTTTACTTTAAGAAGAAAGGATGAAATTTTAAGCATGTAATAGTAATATCTCTGAGAAAGAGTTTCTTTTATGTGTGGTATTTAATATGTTTTTCAACTATGTTTGCTTCAATTCTAATGCTGACGTTTGATGCTTATTTGGGAATGGCAGTGAGATCTTTCGGAACAGAAGGACGTAAGAAAGATGGTCCCCAGGTTATGCCTAGTGAGAAAGTTTACGAGTACATACTTTTCCGTGGAAGTGATATTAAGGTACTAGATCGAACATAAGATTTGGTTACCACAATACTGGAAGCTTGAATTGGATTTTTTTTTTCTTGCTATTATTATATGTTTCTCGAATTCAACGTTTTTAAGAAATGTTAGGTGCAAGGCAGAGATGGAACATTAATCGGATGTATatgaatattatattttatagAAATAATTTGTTATATTAAACAATATATCTTTTATACATGTAAAAACTCAAATACCTCCTTTTTTGTTATCAATTGTCCCcatttgtaatagttgtaacttCTATTAGAAATTAAAATAGTGTACCGCTGCAGTTCTTTTTTTGACATTTATTAAATTTTTTGTACAATTAATCCCACCCAGACCTGACTAGATTTGGTTAAAGCCCGATAGTTGCAAAAGAAATTCTAATTTCTGTTTTTTTGCAAGAATTAAGCACCTAACGCCTAGGCGCTGATGCTGACCTTGGCTAATTTTTGGTACAGTGCTCACATCACAAGGGTGTACCATATTTTTGTTTCAATCCTTGCGTTATCCTTCTAGAGTTGTCTTTTGTGTACATGTATGTTATGGAAGCTATTAAATGTAACTATAGAAGTACAATTCTGATTAGACTCAATGAGAGAATTTTTTTATTATACGAGATGCATAATGTTTGTTTTTTAGTTGGAAAGGTAAAAGACGGATTGAAACATTTTCATGATGCTACCATGATTTTGTTAACATCTTTTGGGGCAGAAATTATTATTGATGATTTGCTAACCAACATGATGTTTATTGCAAAACTAATTGTCAAATATGGAATAtagttaaaattatttttttgtatATAAATTTGTGGTTTTACGTGAAacttttgtgtttgatttttgATCTTTTTTTTATGTTTTCGGATTAGCATTTTATAGTCGATGTACTTGCTTTTGTGAAATTGCCTCGGCATTTTATTCAGATGATACCAATATTTAAACATCACAAGCATCCATCATAATAGAAGCTAAAGTGGTTGAATTCCTTTGTGTCTTTTACAGGACCTTCAGGTTAAATCATCTCCACCAGTCCAACCTCCAACACAAACTACAATCATAAACAGTGATCCGGCAATAATTCAGGTTTGTTAGAGAAAtgatcacacacacacacacagcaTACAACATATTATGTTTTTAATTATGATTATCTTTTATCATCAATGCAGTCTCATTATACTCGCCCATCATCCACATCTTCAAACTTTCAACCTCCTGTTACTGGGTCTTTGACAGACAGTCTCTCTCATACTGCACAACCAGGACAACCTGGTTCAACTTACCAAGGAGGCATACCTTTGTACCAACCAGGAGGAAATTTGGGGTCTTGGGGTCCCCCGCCTCCCCATCCAAGTGCAAATGGTAGTGGACTCCCAATGCCAATGTATTGGCCAGGTTACTATGCCCCACCAAATGGGCTTCCTCAAGTCCACCAGCAATCTTTGCTTCGGCCACCACCTGGGCTGGCAATGCCACCTGCATTGCAGCAGCCAATGCAGTACCCTGCCTTTAATCCTTCGTTGCCAACTGGAGCTTCAAACTTGCCAGGTTCTAACTTGCCGGAGTTCTCGTTGCCCTTGCTTCCGACTAGTACTAGTCCACTCAATTCGACAAACACCTCTTTGCCTTCAAGTCTGCCTCCTGCTCCAGCTATAACACTGTCTTCAGAAGCATTGCCTAGTTTTATGCAAAATAAGGCTCCAAATTCTGCAATTCCTATAGGGCCACTGGGTGCTAACTTGCAATCACCATCTGTGTTAACCACTTCAGTTCCAGATGCAACTACCATTGCGCCTCCTATCTCTAACAAGTCTACTGCTATCTCAGCCTCTCAGTATTCAACCACATCTCAACCTATTCCCTCTATAGTAGGAATATCAAATTCAGTTCAAACAGAGACAGCACCACCCTCTCTTGTAACCCCTGGGCAGCTCTTACAATCTGGGAAGGCTGCAGTTTCATCGGCTCCGTCATCACAAGTAGCTCATAAAGATGTGGAAGTGGTTCAAGTATCCCCAAAGAAACCATCACAGATACCAGTTCCAGTTGCCACAGAAGCTCAGCCACCAATTTTGTCATTACCGCAACAGACCCGCCCTGTCTATAAGGTACGGGTCATACTAAATTTTGAACTAATAAGTGTTTATGCTTGCGTATTCTTTGTTCATTTCAGTTGTAATATGCCTGTGTTAGCATTCTCAAGTTTGCTACATAATACTCTTGATATCATTTATTGACCGGTGCTTGCAAATATTTTGTTAGTAAGAATGATAGATgttctgatttatcattattgATTGATATCTGAGGCAAATTGTTCTTGTAGTTGTTGACTGGAAAAACATATAAATTGATGGGACAAAACGTAAGAGAAATATGTTTTTTACTTAAAAGTTTTGTTCTGTTGTGCTAATATCCTGCTAAAAAGGTTTTATGATGAGCCACTGCTTTTTGGTTATATATAATTGCCTTTCAAGCAAAAACTTTGGGAAATACCAAGCATTTGTTTGTAAAAGTATGTTAAATATAAGCGTGTAACCTAACCTAGTGGCTTCAGTCTGAGAAACTTGCGAAGAATGTTCGAGTAATTTTCAGTCGGAGGTTTAGCACTTTTGAAGTCTCAGTCACGTTCCTTGCTTTATCATCTGTTTAAGCAGTTCACCTTCATTTCCCTGTTGACAATTAGTCCTTTCTACTTTGCAAATTCATATTCATTCCTATTGACTTTGAAAATTTGTATTCGTTGCACGATATTGTAGTAACAGTAAGAAGAATTTTAGCAATCTAATTGGGATATTGATGTAATCGGAAATCATCTATTTGTGTTTTATATTTTGGGGTCAGAGTGAGTGATCTGTTTTATTGCATGTTGAGTGTATTTAGTCAAAAGTTGCTCTTAAACATTTGACGTGGACTAACAATGCTTTAACCTGTATTTTCACTATTTTGATTTAGCCAAATGGACCGCCTCATCAAGCTCGGTACAATAACTACAGAGGACGTGAAAGAGGAAGAGGATCAGGGGTAATTACTTTTGTTAATTAAATTTtgagttaaatataaaagtggtCACTGAAATGAAGGCCATATATCACTTTAGTCACTAATTgtaacggggtatcatttgaatcaTTGAAGTCgtaataaatatcaaacaaatacctcaaaatatgtactcgataatttaaaattaattttataaatatctaGACATTTTTCCTGAATGTTACCGGCAACAAAATGAATAGTTATGAATTCGGGTATTTAAGATAATACAtctggattttataaaatttgtatactaattatttttatttaatcaaaaaattaactacaaattaaaaataaatagtagataaatttttaaaaattcacctatattatctaaaatactagaagTCATAACATTTCATTTGTTTGTAGTAGCATTCAAGAAAAATGTATAGAATtccataaaataatttttagttCTTAAGTACATATTTAAAAAAATCGGTttgatatttaatttgattttaatgatttaaatgataccccgttaagttTGATGACTAACTTGATATATGGCATTCAGTTAAGTGatcactttgatatttaacccattAAATTTGAATCTTGTTTAAGAAAAGTTTGCAATGCTATGTCTTCACATGCGTTGAATATTTTAGATTGTTATTAAATGGGTTTCTCGTGATTAAACTTTTTTGCTATTTTCTGAGAAGTTGTGGAGTTATTCTGTGGCATAAGTAGATGTTTGAGGAGTCCACTTGAATGTCTCTATGGTCCCATTTGTTAGCGTATCGTTCCATGTATATGCATTTCCCATGGCTGTTGGTCAATTGGTCAATTATGTGTTGTACTTTGTTTGGGGCTTGGGAGGGAGAAGGTTCTCGAGATGTGAGTGCACTGCATGTGAGCTTTATGTATTAGTTGATGTGCTTCATGGAGAATTTCTAAAGAGCTGGATTTTTGTGCGATGATACTGATAAAAAGTAACATTTGGTTTGCAGAATTCACGCCCAGTTATGAAATTTACAGAAGAATTTGATTTTATGGCTATGAATGAGAAATTTAACAAGGATGAAGTTTGGGGTTATCTTGGTAAAGGTAACAAATCCAATTCAAAGGAAGGGGATGGAAATGCTAGCGAAGATGATCATTTTGTAGGAGAAGTTAATGCTGAATTACCAAAGTTAGAGGTCAAGGTGAGAATTATTGTTTTTATCTATATCTTATTTtccacacttgttcatcttgaaaGGCATTAAAATTAAATCTGACGTTTCATTTTGTATTCTAAACTCTTGCAATATACAGCCTGTATATAGCAAGGATGACTTTTTTGATACCCTCTCAAGCAATGCAACTGATAATCAATCTAATAATGGAAGAACCAAGTTTTCTGAGCAGATGAAGTTGGACACTGAGGTACATTTGAGTTATTTATTGTTgaataattgattttttttaattttcttactGACAGACTAGCATGTGCTCACTTGATT
Encoded here:
- the LOC141664339 gene encoding protein decapping 5 translates to MAAESSRSNSAADSYVGSLISLTSKSEIRYEGILYNINTDESSIGLRNVRSFGTEGRKKDGPQVMPSEKVYEYILFRGSDIKDLQVKSSPPVQPPTQTTIINSDPAIIQSHYTRPSSTSSNFQPPVTGSLTDSLSHTAQPGQPGSTYQGGIPLYQPGGNLGSWGPPPPHPSANGSGLPMPMYWPGYYAPPNGLPQVHQQSLLRPPPGLAMPPALQQPMQYPAFNPSLPTGASNLPGSNLPEFSLPLLPTSTSPLNSTNTSLPSSLPPAPAITLSSEALPSFMQNKAPNSAIPIGPLGANLQSPSVLTTSVPDATTIAPPISNKSTAISASQYSTTSQPIPSIVGISNSVQTETAPPSLVTPGQLLQSGKAAVSSAPSSQVAHKDVEVVQVSPKKPSQIPVPVATEAQPPILSLPQQTRPVYKPNGPPHQARYNNYRGRERGRGSGNSRPVMKFTEEFDFMAMNEKFNKDEVWGYLGKGNKSNSKEGDGNASEDDHFVGEVNAELPKLEVKPVYSKDDFFDTLSSNATDNQSNNGRTKFSEQMKLDTETFGEFSRYRGGRGGRGPSRGGRFRGGYYGRGYGYSGRGRGRNIPNRDY
- the LOC141664671 gene encoding uncharacterized protein LOC141664671, whose translation is MSLEEWTAEMLQHNRRNLINKVFMVAWAIWNNRIDTVWQQKGKEYVEIISSALHVLNNWESAQDKSFDISVGFITQEDGDVHWKSPQLGIVKVNTDATLFDESNHYNYVMVARYHEGAMMESISSCRSGSLNPEITEAIGIREALSWVKSKNWLGAVVETDCLNMVQAIRCSSVNLSYLGRVVDECKQLLVDIKSRNVTLKFVKRSANMIGHYLAIYSISIADRKWG